The genome window CCTCTCCCGCGGTGATCCTCACGCGGGTCTATGGGCCGGACAGCGGGTCACCGACCCCAGAAGGCACCGAGCAGTTGTATCGCGCGGTTGTCCGGTATCACATCGCCCCGGACACGACGACGATCACTTTCCTCGGCTTCGCTGAAAAGGTGGTCACCGATCTCCGAGCAGCACTGGCAGACGATCTTTATTAGGTTAGGCAATGCTAAGGTTTTTGGCATCTGACACCTGTTCGATGAGGAGTCGCCGTGCCGCGTCGTGCCCGCCCCACCGTCGTACACACCATTGTCCTGCGGGATTTGGAGGTGGCGCGGGTTGTCGACGTCACTCCCGGGATGCGCCGTGTGACCCTGACCGGTGATCAGCTGGGATCGTTCACCGGAAGCGACGGTACGACCTTCCCCGAGTTCGCCAGCGAGGGATTCGACGACAACGTCCGGTTGATCTTCCCGTACCCCGGCGAGAGCGAGCCGGTGGTCCCGGTCCACAAGGACGGCAAGTACAGGTGGCCGGCCGACCCGCCGGCGCTGTGGCGGGTGTACACGGTACGGCGTTACGACGCGCAGGCTCGCGAGCTCGACATCGACTTCGTGAAGCATGGTGTGGGCGTCGCGACGACGTGGGCGTACCGGGCGAACCCCGGCGATCGCCTCCACGTCGGGGGACCTTCGGTCTCCACCAGGCGGCCCGAAGGTTACGACTGGTACCTCGTCGTCGGCGACGACACGGCCCTCCCGGCGATCGACCGGTTGCTCGGGGAACTGCCCGACGAAGCACAGGCCGAGGTCTGCATCGAGGTGGCCGAGGAGTCGCACCGGATCGACTTCCCGGAACGCCCCGGTGTCGAGGTGACCTGGGTCGTGCGGAACGGACTGGCAGCGGGATCCGAGCCGTTGCTGCTGCGGGCAGTACGCGAGGCCGGCCGCCGGCGAGAAGGCTCGATGTTCGCCTGGCTCGCCGGGGAACAGTCCGTCGTACGTGATCTGCGGCGGTATCTCATCGAGGAGCGCGGTGTCGACAAGTCCGACATCGACTTCACCGGCTACTGGCGGCGCGCAGAGGTTGTGGCGTTGGACGAAGACCCCGCCATGCCGGACCCCGAGCGCAACGGCGAGGCCTTCGACAAGTTCCACGAGATGTCCGAGTTGCTTCCGCCGTTGGCGATTCGGGCGGCCGCGAATCTCGGTATCGCCGACTGCATCAGCCGCGGAGTGCGCACCGTACCCGCGCTCGCACGGCACACCGGCGCGAACGAACGCTCCCTGGCGAAGTTCCTGCGGTATCTGCAGGCGATCGAACTCCTGGAGCAGGAAGGTGATGAATACAAGCTCAGTGAGACCGGCGAGTTCCTGACCAACGAGTCCGTGCTCGATCACCTGGTTTCCGGCGGGGTCGACTTCCGTATGTCGCAGGCATTCTTCGGTCTTGAAGCGGCGGTCCGCCACGATCACGCGGTGTTGGAGTCGGTGACCGGCAAGGACTGGGACGCCCTCCGCGGCGATGCGACCTTTGAGCACAAGCGTCTGGAGAACAAGTCCCGGTTCGCGCAGGTACTCGCCGAGCCGCTCGCGAAGTCACCCATGCTCGGGGGCGTCGGCAAGGTGGTTGTCCACGCGGCTGGTGCCGTGGTCCACGCCGACTACCTCACCGCGGGGCATCCGGAGGCGACGGTGACCGTCGTGGCGCTCCCTACCGCGGCGGACTGGTTCCGCAGGGACATTCCGATCAGCATCGCGGATACGACGCGACGCGACCGGATACGGATTGTCGAGCAGTCGGTGTTCGAGAAGACCGAACCCGCGGACGCCGTACTGATCATCGACACGCTCGGGCAGTACCGTGACGCGGAGGCGAAGCTCATTCTTCAGCGGGCCGCCGCGAGCCTGAGCCCCGGTGGCCGGGTGCTGCTGGTGGAGGACACGTTCGATCCCGCCGAGTTGGACGAGCATGACGCGGAACTCGACATTCTGCGGTTGACACTCCACGGGTCCGGATACTGCACCGAGGACGAACTCGAAGCGGTCATCGCCGGCGCCGGATTGAAGGTGATCGCGACGTCGCTCGTGGGGTGGGGTAACACGTTGCGAGTGCTGGCACCATGACCTGAGGTTGTGGGCCCGCCGAGCGGTGCGGCCGGGTCGTCCACGACGAGCCCGGCGACCGCCCTACCGCAGGATCATGAAGCCACTTCGTCACCAGCCTGGAGCTTCTCGATGACCTCGATCCAGTGACCCAGGCGCGAGTCCTCGGCCAGGGTGATGAAGTCGATCCGGTCCACCCCCGCGGTGCGCCACCGCTCCACCAGATCCATCAGGCGCACCGAGTCCATCCCCTGGTCGCGGAGGCTCAACTCGTAGTCGATCTCCGCGGGTTCGAGGTACAACACGTCGGCGACGTCGGCGATCAACTGCTCGGTGCTCAGGCTCATCAGGACTCCTCGTTCATTTCGTTCATTGCTTGCCCAACCCCTTTTGACGGTGCCAGCCGGCTGTGTCACACGGTGGCGATCAGCACTTCTTCGCCGCTGTACGGTCGCAGGCCGTCGGTCCGGCCCGCGAAGTAGCGATCGGCCAGGGCGGCTGCCGAGACGTATTCGGCGTCGGCGAAACCTGCTTTCCGCGCCAGCTCGATGATCTGGCCGGGAGTGTAGAAGCCGATGAACGGCGTACCGGCCCGCCGAGCACCCTCCCTGGAGGCTCGCCGAATCTGCACGTCCTCGGGCGCGAGATCCTCGAGATGACGGAAGAACGTGAGGATCAGTGAGGAGCCGGACGGCAGACTCGCCACCTGCTTGAGAGTCGCCGTCGTGGCCTCTTCGGTCAGATACATGGTGACCCCCAGCCAGGACACCACCGCGGGACGTGAGGTATCGAATCCCGCCGCCTGCAGCCGATCCCACCAGTCGTCGTTCGCCTCGAAATCGACCGGAACCAGACGCAGCCAGTCCGGGATGCCATATCCGAGTTCGATCAACCGGTTCCGCTTCCATCCCTGCGTCTCCGGCTGGTCGATCTCGAAGACGGTCATGGTCGAGCCCGCATCGGGATGCCGCTGAGCGTAGGTGTCCAGGCCCGCGCCGAGGATCACGTACTGATCCACGCCGTCGCTCGCGGCCTGCGCCACCAGGTCCTCGGTCAACCGCGCCCGTCCGACGACAGTGGCGCGCTTTCCTCGCGAGTCGCCGGGGACCATGTCTCCGCGCTCGCGCCATCCGTCGTCGTCCTGCGCCAGCCGGGCACCCAGCACGTCCGCCAGGACGTGCGGCGGCTCGTCCACCTGTGTGTGCAAGGCGCGCCACAACGCGGTCCGTACCGCTGTGTTGTCCGGCGTGCCGACAACATTTCCCGTCATCAGTCAGTCCTTCCTGGCTTGTTGTTCAT of Streptomyces phaeolivaceus contains these proteins:
- a CDS encoding siderophore-interacting protein; translation: MARVVDVTPGMRRVTLTGDQLGSFTGSDGTTFPEFASEGFDDNVRLIFPYPGESEPVVPVHKDGKYRWPADPPALWRVYTVRRYDAQARELDIDFVKHGVGVATTWAYRANPGDRLHVGGPSVSTRRPEGYDWYLVVGDDTALPAIDRLLGELPDEAQAEVCIEVAEESHRIDFPERPGVEVTWVVRNGLAAGSEPLLLRAVREAGRRREGSMFAWLAGEQSVVRDLRRYLIEERGVDKSDIDFTGYWRRAEVVALDEDPAMPDPERNGEAFDKFHEMSELLPPLAIRAAANLGIADCISRGVRTVPALARHTGANERSLAKFLRYLQAIELLEQEGDEYKLSETGEFLTNESVLDHLVSGGVDFRMSQAFFGLEAAVRHDHAVLESVTGKDWDALRGDATFEHKRLENKSRFAQVLAEPLAKSPMLGGVGKVVVHAAGAVVHADYLTAGHPEATVTVVALPTAADWFRRDIPISIADTTRRDRIRIVEQSVFEKTEPADAVLIIDTLGQYRDAEAKLILQRAAASLSPGGRVLLVEDTFDPAELDEHDAELDILRLTLHGSGYCTEDELEAVIAGAGLKVIATSLVGWGNTLRVLAP
- a CDS encoding phosphopantetheine-binding protein, producing MSLSTEQLIADVADVLYLEPAEIDYELSLRDQGMDSVRLMDLVERWRTAGVDRIDFITLAEDSRLGHWIEVIEKLQAGDEVAS
- a CDS encoding class I SAM-dependent methyltransferase, whose translation is MTGNVVGTPDNTAVRTALWRALHTQVDEPPHVLADVLGARLAQDDDGWRERGDMVPGDSRGKRATVVGRARLTEDLVAQAASDGVDQYVILGAGLDTYAQRHPDAGSTMTVFEIDQPETQGWKRNRLIELGYGIPDWLRLVPVDFEANDDWWDRLQAAGFDTSRPAVVSWLGVTMYLTEEATTATLKQVASLPSGSSLILTFFRHLEDLAPEDVQIRRASREGARRAGTPFIGFYTPGQIIELARKAGFADAEYVSAAALADRYFAGRTDGLRPYSGEEVLIATV